From a region of the Lactuca sativa cultivar Salinas chromosome 4, Lsat_Salinas_v11, whole genome shotgun sequence genome:
- the LOC111877143 gene encoding uncharacterized protein LOC111877143, with amino-acid sequence MSFLSINVRGVGEDAKVGWVKRLKINHKATFVGLQETQISDSSNIDVNGGRSAGLISIWDSTCFQNLEVIKNRCFLIVIGKCKNIEGNVNTVNVYGPQSPSEKKKVWNELLRIINERTDMWVVFGDFNVVSALAFNRFIQSANLKDFNMGGEKFTYMSRVDAKLSKLDSFLVVKEAWNQFVGYGTPDVYWAAKFKLLKDSIKKWRRDASLTEKKEYNDTMTLVNELEKLAATRPLKNRRNLLHGLMINGRWSTEANEIKEEVFRFYLNKFSEDHVCRPKLSNSQFKSIPMMEAIRIESPFSLEEVKASIWDCGSEKV; translated from the exons ATGAGCTTCCTGTCTATCAATGTAAGGGGGGTGGGAGAGGATGCGAAAGTGGGTTGGGTAAAGAGATTGAAGATAAATCATAAAGCAACTTTCGTGGGGCTTCAAGAAACTCAGATATCGGATTCCTCCAATATAGATGTAAATGG CGGGCGATCAGCTGGACTCATCTCTATTTGGGACTCCACTTGCTTCCAAAATttagaagtaatcaagaatcGGTGCTTTCTAATTGTCATTGGCAAGTGTAAGAACATAGAAGGTAATGTAAACACGGTTAATGTTTATGGTCCCCAGTCcccatctgaaaagaagaaggtATGGAATGAACTACTTAGAATTATAAATGAAAGAACCGACATGTGGGTCGTGTTTGGGGATTTCAATGTTGTGAG TGCTCTTGCGTTTAACAGATTCATTCAGAGTGCCAACTTAAAGGACTTCAACATGGGCGGGGAGAAATTTACTTATATGAGCCGTGTCGATGCCAAGCTCAGTAAGTTGGACAGTTTTTTG GTTGTAAAGGAGGCATGGAACCAATTTGTAGGGTATGGTACCCCTGATGTGTATTGGGCTGCCAAATTCAAATTATTGAAGGATTCGATTAAGAAATGGAGGAGGGACGCGAGTCTTACTGAAAAGAAGGAGTATAATGACACTATGACTTTGGTTAATGAGTTAGAGAAGCTTGCGGCGACTAGACCACT TAAAAATAGAAGAAATCTTCTTCACGGCCTCATGATTAATGGTCGCTGGTCAACTGAGGCTAATGAGATCAAAGAGGAAGTTTTCAGATTTTATCTTAACAAATTCTCCGAAGATCATGTATGCAGACCCAAATTGAGTAACTCGCAGTTTAAGTCAATTCCAATGATGGAAGCCATTAGAATTGAATCCCCTTTTAGTCTAGAGGAGGTGAAGGCTTCGATTTGGGATTGTGGAAGTGAaaaagtgtaa